Proteins co-encoded in one Aspergillus flavus chromosome 2, complete sequence genomic window:
- a CDS encoding P-loop containing nucleoside triphosphate hydrolase protein, with protein sequence MHSESESGYESQVSMDEPFTPMFKKEHQHDGQLPDITPDDRVIAVMGITGVGKSTFISHFNEDALVGDSLMSCTTEVGIHKAQIDNQRIYLIDTPGFDDTTRSDTDVLVEIADWLRFSYNSNIKLAGIIYLHRIKDVRMGGASIRNLMMFKKLCGEKCLSGVVLATTMWSNPPTEKEIKRESQLKSERKFWGEMIGHGSRVFRQDDGVRSATEIIRYILGRPQNVTLRIQEEMASGKSLGETAAGKEVQAEVERLRARYERQLNELRKEMREAERRQDLNHKREIEAVRAELEEELKSSKQQQSILRMDIDELQRERDAMHQQELSHREAIEELRRQRDAEREEMYEKEMAHKEALHQRDADLRVLRARDEYESRLLELETQMAREKNRRSGCVMM encoded by the exons ATGCATTCGGAGTCAGAATCAGGCTACGAGTCCCAAGTCTCGATGGACGAGCCATTCACCCCCATGTTTAAAAAGGAACATCAACATGATGGCCAACTACCAGATATCAC ACCAGACGACCGCGTGATTGCAGTGATGGGGATAACAGGTGTCGGAAAAAGCACCTTCATCTCACATTTTAACGAAGATGCCCTCGTAGGCGATAGCTTGATGTCCT GCACAACAGAAGTAGGCATCCACAAAGCCCAAATAGACAACCAAAGAATCTACCTAATCGACACCCCGGGCTTCGACGACACCACACGCTCCGACACAGACGTACTCGTCGAAATCGCCGACTGGCTCCGCTTCTCCTACAACTCCAACATCAAACTGGCCGGAATAATCTACCTCCACCGAATCAAAGACGTGCGAATGGGTGGCGCCTCCATCCGCAATCTAATGATGTTCAAGAAGCTCTGCGGCGAGAAGTGTCTCAGCGGGGTGGTTCTCGCCACGACGATGTGGAGCAACCCGCCCacggagaaggaaatcaagcGTGAGAGCCAGCTGAAATCGGAGCGGAAGTTCTGGGGCGAGATGATCGGGCATGGAAGTCGGGTTTTTCGCCAGGATGATGGGGTTCGCTCTGCGACGGAGATTATTCGGTATATTTTGGGGCGGCCGCAGAATGTGACGCTGCGGATTCAGGAGGAGATGGCGAGTGGGAAGTCGTTGGGGGAGACTGCTGCTGGGAAGGAGGTGCAGGCGGAGGTGGAGCGGTTACGGGCCAGATATGAGAGGCAGTTGAATGAGCtgaggaaggagatgagggaggCTGAACGGAGACAGGATCTCAATCATAAGAGGGAGATTGAGGCCGTGAGGGCGGAGCTCgaggaggagttgaagagcAGTAAGCAGCAGCAAAGCATCTTACGCATGGACATCGACGAGCTACAGAGGGAACGAGACGCGATGCATCAACAGGAGCTGTCGCACAGAGAAGCTATCGAGGAGCTACGGAGACAACGCGACGCCGAACGAGAGGAAATGTACGAAAAGGAGATGGCCCACAAAGAAGCCCTGCACCAGCGAGACGCCGATCTCCGAGTCCTGCGCGCCAGAGACGAATATGAATCACGGTTACTGGAGCTGGAAACGCAAATGGCGCGAGAGAAAAACCGCCGAAGTGGATGTGTGATGATGTAG
- a CDS encoding P-loop containing nucleoside triphosphate hydrolase protein has protein sequence MTTKGYFAGIRRSSTEPISKPPRRISVASGAIPEASTQRRNSHNVHFREKDTASQQDDTVVIAVMGVTGSGKSSLISLLADQPVGIGHNLQSHTTHTDMFSFSHPETKNTVILLDTPGFDDTDRSDTEILKEISCFLAMIHEKRWRLVGIVYLHRITDPRLGGSAMKNLHMFEKLCGSRSFPGVVLVTNMWGDLEPTEAGRALGERRQGELKSQFWKTIIEAGGHVMQHDGSKESASAIVSSLVRRNEEMVLHIVHELVEEKKTLDETDAGQFVQAELLKIKRKYDREIADLQESMEEAMEARDEETARAIKREREAAKAKVAQKARESKGLKISMQQLVQEKMAEYDARATEPENQEAVKGRITELFEEFKSEMREEMREELESEMRDVKERLAKIETGPTEKAEQRVEQREEEQPKEDNKAGGLMGWFSRPLSGFSRA, from the exons ATGACAACAAAAGGCTACTTCGCAGGCATCCGCCGAAGCTCCACAGAACCCATCTCGAAACCTCCCCGGCGAATATCTGTCGCATCGGGTGCAATACCAGAAGCGTCTACACAACGACGCAACAGCCACAACGTCCACTTCCGCGAAAAGGACACGGCATCCCAACA AGATGACACAGTCGTAATCGCAGTAATGGGCGTCACGGGGTCCGGGAAGAGTTCCCTGATCTCCCTTCTTGCGGATCAGCCGGTGGGAATTGGACATAATTTGCAGTCTC ATACGACACACACAGACATGTTCAGCTTCTCGCACCCCGAAACCAAAAACACCGTGATCCTCCTCGACACCCCCGGTTTCGACGACACCGATCGCTCCGACACCGAAATCCTCAAAGAAATCTCCTGCTTCCTCGCCATGATCCACGAGAAGCGCTGGCGTCTTGTTGGCATCGTCTATTTACACCGCATCACAGATCCCCGACTCGGCGGCTCCGCGATGAAGAACCTGCACATGTTCGAAAAACTCTGTGGCAGTCGCAGCTTTCCGGGCGTTGTGCTGGTGACCAATATGTGGGGGGACCTGGAGCCGACGGAGGCAGGGCGGGCGCTTGGGGAACGGAGACAGGGGGAGTTGAAGAGTCAGTTTTGGAAGACGATTATTGAGGCCGGGGGACATGTTATGCAGCATGATGGGTCGAAGGAGAGTGCGTCGGCGATTGTGTCGTCGTTGGTGAGGAGGAATGAGGAGATGGTTTTGCATATTGTGCATGAGctggtggaggagaagaagactcTGGATGAGACGGATGCTGGGCAGTTTGTTCAGGCAGAGTTGTTGAAGATTAAGAGGAAGTATGATCGGGAGATTGCTGATCTGCAGGAGAGCATGGAGGAGGCTATGGAGGCGAGGGATGAGGAAACCGCCCGCGCCATcaagagggagagggaagccGCTAAGGCTAAAGTGGCGCAGAAGGCTCGTGAGTCCAAGGGTCTCAAAATCTCGATGCAGCAGCTCGtgcaggagaagatggctgaGTATGATGCTCGTGCTACGGAGCCGGAGAACCAGGAGGCTGTTAAGGGCCGGATCACGGAGCTGTTTGAAGAGTTTAAGTCGGAGATGCGCGAGGAGATGCGCGAAGAATTGGAGTCTGAGATGCGAGACGTCAAGGAGAGACTTGCGAAGATCGAAACTGGGCCGACCGAGAAGGCTGAGCAACGAGTTGAACAGCGAGAGGAAGAACAGCCAAAGGAAGATAACAAGGCTGGCGGACTGATGGGATGGTTCTCCAGACCTCTGAGCGGGTTCAGCCGAGCTTGA
- a CDS encoding cytochrome P450 alkane hydroxylase, with protein MIEELLHQMTPGKASVLFLGVFIVLCLVRKVQVSMHIKRLGGRAPQIQFRFPYAMDFIYNSLNANRAHRDLEFFGNAIKTAKGASQIDSPKTAEVSAGISSRFIFTRDPENIKAILAGQFADYGKGEPFHNDWKEFLGDSIFVTDGELWSRSRHLIRPMFVRERIVDTEVFEKHVQHLIPFLSGGNSPAGSKIVDVGPLFFRYTLDAATDYLLGQGTDSLQNPTTSFSEAFGYVQHRQADLTRLGIFKFLLSLREFRRNLKIMDNFIQPYINRVLSLSTAELDQKLSKQDTFLDSLARFTRDPRVLRDQLVAILLAGRDTTAGTLSFCLFELARNPQVVAKLRQEIESRLGVGAKGRKPSYIDLKEMKYLNAVLNETMRLYPVVPFNVRLALRDTTLPRGGGPDGLSPIGVRADTRVLYSTMLMQRNPENYDAPGSPGYVDPEKFHPERWLSGWQPKPWRFIPFNGGPRICLGQQFATIEMGYTVVRILQAFREIKAFPVSGKSVVEDPVLRFEVTLSPGSELNCLFVPEEASPTK; from the exons ATGATTGAAGAACTACTCCACCAGATGACGCCTGGGAAGGCATCTGTTCTCTTCCTGGGCGTCTTTATTGTACTTTGTTTAGTGCGGAAAGTACAGGTATCGATGCATATCAAACGACTGGGGGGTAGAGCCCCTCAGATACAGTTTCGCTTTCCATATg CCATGGACTTTATCTACAATTCCCTTAATGCCAACAGAGCCCACCGGGACCTAGAGTTCTTCGGCAACGCAATCAAAACAGCTAAGGGAGCATCGCAGATCGACAGCCCCAAAACAGCCGAAGTCAGCGCAGGCATCTCGTCTCGATTTATCTTCACCCGCGACCCCGAGAACATCAAGGCGATTCTCGCGGGCCAATTCGCGGATTATGGGAAAGGCGAGCCCTTCCACAACGACTGGAAAGAGTTCCTGGGTGACAGTATCTTCGTCACGGATGGAGAGCTGTGGTCTCGCTCGAGACATCTGATTCGACCTATGTTTGTGCGTGAGCGAATTGTGGACACTGAGGTTTTCGAGAAGCATGTCCAACATCTTATTCCCTTCTTGTCGGGTGGAAATTCACCGGCCGGCAGCAAAATTGTGGATGTTGGCCCCTTATTCTTCCGCTACACGCTGGATGCAGCTACCGACTATCTTCTGGGCCAAGGCACGGACAGTCTCCAGAACCCGACGACTTCGTTCAGTGAAGCATTCGGCTATGTACAACATCGCCAGGCCGATCTCACACGACTAGG GATCTTCAAATTCCTCCTCTCACTAAGGGAATTCCGCCGCAACCTCAAAATCATGGATAACTTCATCCAACCCTACATCAACCGAGTCCTCTCCCTCTCAACCGCCGAACTAGACCAAAAACTATCCAAACAAGACACCTTCCTCGACTCCCTCGCACGTTTCACCCGAGACCCCCGAGTCCTCCGCGACCAACTAGTCGCAATCCTCCTCGCAGGCCGAGACACAACCGCCGGAACACTCTCCTTCTGTCTCTTCGAACTAGCCCGGAACCCCCAAGTCGTGGCCAAACTCCGACAGGAGATCGAGTCGCGACTAGGCGTTGGCGCCAAGGGCCGGAAGCCCAGTTATATTGAtttgaaggagatgaagtaCCTCAATGCTGTGCTGAATGAGACGATGCGTCTTTATCCGGTTGTGCCGTTTAATGTTCGTCTTGCACTTCGGGATACGACCTTGCCTCGGGGTGGTGGGCCGGATGGGCTTTCGCCAATTGGGGTTCGGGCTGATACGCGCGTGTTGTATTCGACTATGCTTATGCAGCGGAATCCGGAAAATTATGATGCTCCTGGTTCGCCTGGTTATGTTGATCCGGAGAAGTTTCATCCCGAGCGCTGGTTGTCTGGGTGGCAGCCGAAGCCGTGGCGGTTTATCCCTTTCAATGGCGGGCCGAGGATTTGTCTTGGTCAGCAGTTTGCTACTATCGAGATGGGGTATACGGTTGTGAGGATTCTTCAGGCCTTCCGCGAGATTAAGGCCTTCCCTGTCAGTGGGAAGAGTGTTGTGGAGGATCCGGTTCTGCGGTTTGAAGTCACCTTGAGTCCTGGTTCAGAGTTGAACTGTCTTTTTGTGCCAGAAGAAGCGAGCCCTACCAAATGA
- a CDS encoding ribulose kinase (glycerol kinase): MQPSEIFVGSIDQGTTSTRFLIFNREGEPVASHQVEFPQIYPKSGWHEHNPLDLVSSVETCVEQAVKQFESTGYSRNDIKAVGITNQRETTVVWDYETGEPLCNAIVWTDTRSQAIIKDLKEKPGASRLQQICGLPLSTYSSSSKLLWMLTNVPRVKDAYERGTLAFGTVDTWLVYRLNGGHQANVFVSDPTNASRTMFMNLETLEYDNSLLDFFDIRGRVHLPKIVPSSDTKAYGAISDGILAGVPIMGCLGDQSSALVGQKGFSPGMAKNTYGTGCFLLYNVGEKPVISKHGLLATVAYHFDGKPVYALEGSIAVGGSGVKFLQNNLEFFKESKEVNDLALTVEDNGGCVFVTAFSGLFAPYWIDDAKGTIFGITQYTKKGHIARATLEATCFQTKAILDAMEKDSGHALSELAVDGGMSNSDLAMQTQADLISIPVYRPKMRETTALGAAIAAGLAVGLWRNFAELRDINRAGGAVFEPRISRQQSAESFALWEKAVNMSRGWVGNEVPPTVPETKKDVSVAVQHSDNTQIVPAKANGSILPAKRPLLSISSDLDDADEDYLYLELRRVEILQKLKKLTKLKVALLSA, encoded by the exons ATGCAGCCATCAGAGATCTTCGTGGGTTCGATTGACCAGGGTACGACCAGTACCAGGTTTCTGATCTTCAATCGCGAAGGGGAACCGGTGGCCTCGCATCAAGTCGAATTCCCACAGATCTATCCAAAATCAGG GTGGCATGAGCATAACCCACTTGACCTTGTGTCTTCCGTTGAAACATGCGTTGAACAAGCAGTTAAACAGTTTGAATCCACTGGATATTCTcgcaatgatatcaaagctGTTGGGATTACCAACCAGAGAGAAACTACCGTCGTTTGGGATTATGAAACTGGCGAGCCATTGTGCAATGCCATCGTATGGACGGACACTCGATCACAAGCGATTATCAAAGACTTGAAGGAGAAACCAGGGGCTTCACGATTACAGCAAATCTGTGGCCTCCCATTGTCAACCTATTCATCCTCGTCTAAGCTGCTATGGATGCTCACGAACGTCCCCAGGGTCAAGGATGCTTATGAGCGAGGTACACTAGCTTTTGGTACAGTCGACACATGGCTCGTGTATCGTTTGAACGGTGGCCACCAAGCAAATGTGTTTGTTTCGGACCCTACCAATGCGTCACGGACTATGTTCATGAACCTAGAAACTCTAGAGTACGACAACTCGctcttggacttctttgATATTCGAGGAAGAGTTCATCTACCAAAGATTGTTCCATCCTCCGATACCAAAGCCTATGGAGCTATCTCAGATGGAATCCTCGCTGGCGTCCCTATCATGGGTTGTCTTGGCGATCAATCCTCGGCACTTGTAGGTCAAAAAGGGTTCTCACCAGGAATGGCAAAGAACACATACGGCACAGGGTGTTTCCTCCTTTACAATGTTGGCGAAAAGCCTGTTATTTCCAAACACGGATTATTGGCCACAGTAGCCTATCATTTTGATGGAAAACCAGTGTACGCTCTGGAGGGAAGCATCGCTGTTGGTGGCTCGGGAGTCAAGTTCCTGCAGAACAATCTCGAGTTCTTCAAGGAATCCAAAGAAGTTAACGATTTGGCCCTCACGGTGGAGGATAACGGAGGATGCGTTTTTGTTACTGCGTTCAGTGGTCTCTTTGCACCTTATTGGATTGACGACGCCAAAGGAACCATCT TCGGAATTACACAGTACACGAAAAAAGGCCACATCGCCAGGGCCACACTTGAAGCGACCTGCTTCCAAACGAAGGCAATTTTGGACGCGATGGAAAAAGACAGCGGCCACGCGCTGTCTGAGCTGGCAGTTGACGGAGGAATGAGTAACTCTGATCTTGCAATGCAG ACCCAAGCAGACCTGATCTCCATTCCGGTCTATCGCCCTAAGATGCGAGAGACGACCGCGTTAGGTGCCGCCATTGCTGCCGGTCTGGCGGTTGGGCTTTGGCGAAATTTTGCCGAACTGCGCGATATCAACCGCGCTGGTGGTGCGGTCTTTGAACCTAGGATTAGCCGTCAGCAAAGTGCCGAGTCATTTGCTCTCTGGGAAAAGGCAGTAAACATGAGCAGGGGATGGGTTGGGAACGAAGTGCCACCCACTGTCCCGGAGACCAAGAAAGATGTTTCCGTTGCTGTTCAGCACAGTGATAATACCCAGATAGTCCCAGCGAAGGCCAACGGCAGCATTCTTCCCGCGAAGAGGCCGTTGCTTAGTATCTCCAGTGATCTGGACGATGCTGATGAGGACTATCTGTATCTGGAACTCCGGAGAGTCGAGATTCTGCAGAAACTGAAGAAGCTCACCAAGCTCAAGGTAGCCCTTTTGTCAGCATGA
- a CDS encoding aquaporin-like protein codes for MKQIIEHTTTDHQDGTHVAVLSTDKPVSPALDITLSSDQTEPAHPQLLWGKTREYIRDGASEFFGTMILVLFGDGVVAQVTLSHGEKGDYQSISWGWGLGVMLGVYASGISGSHINPAVTLASCILRKFPWRKFPIYLVAQVLGAMCGAAIVYGNYKSAIDVYEGGPGIRTVPGYSPNATAGIFCTYPAAFMTQTGQFFSEFIASAILMFMIFALKDDTNLGAGPLTPLALFFVVFGIGACFGWETGYAINLARDFGPRLLTYMLGYGPHVWTAGNYYFWVPIIAPFLGCTFGGWIYDMFLYTGAESPVNTPYIGLRRLVTPLRPKHHDSGNHV; via the exons ATGAAGCAAATCATCGAACATACTACTACGGATCACCAGGATGGCACGCATGTTGCTGTTCTCTCGACCGATAAGCCTGTATCTCCTGCGCTGGACATCACCCTCAGCTCAGATCAGACGGAGCCCGCTCACCCCCAGCTTCTATGGGGCAAGACGAGAGAATACATCCGTGACGGCGCTTCCGAGTTCTTCGGCACAATGATACTAGTTCTCTTCGGGGACGGCGTCGTCGCGCAGGTCACCCTGAGCCACGGCGAGAAAGGCGACTACCAGTCCATCTCATGGGGCTGGGG CCTCGGAGTCATGCTCGGGGTCTACGCCAGCGGCATATCAGGCTCGCACATCAACCCCGCCGTAACCCTCGCCAGCTGCATCCTGCGCAAATTCCCCTGGCGAAAATTCCCTATCTACCTCGTCGCCCAAGTCCTCGGCGCCATGTGCGGCGCAGCAATCGTCTACGGCAACTACAAATCCGCCATCGACGTCTACGAAGGTGGCCCCGGTATCCGCACCGTCCCAGGTTACTCGCCCAACGCAACAGCCGGGATCTTCTGCACCTACCCAGCCGCCTTCATGACCCAGACGGGCCAATTCTTCTCGGAATTCATCGCCAGCGCCATCCTcatgttcatgatcttcgCCCTGAAAGACGACACCAATCTCGGCGCCGGCCCCCTCACGCCCCTcgccctcttcttcgtcgtcttcggCATCGGCGCCTGCTTCGGTTGGGAGACCGGTTACGCTATAAACCTGGCCCGGGATTTCGGGCCCCGTTTACTAACCTATATGCTCGGGTATGGTCCGCATGTGTGGACGGCTGGGAATTATTACTTCTGG GTCCCTATTATCGCCCCTTTCCTTGGATGTACCTTCGGCGGCTGGATCTACGACATGTTCCTCTATACTGGAGCCGAGAGCCCGGTTAATACACCCTACATCGGTCTCCGGAGACTCGTCACACCGCTACGTCCAAAGCACCATGACTCGGGAAATCATGTATGA
- a CDS encoding cell wall glucanase: protein MRVPVINAAVLLLSSAIPVLAQTYSDCNPLSKTCPAKPAYGTSGTFDFTQGQSNDFADVGGPTYGSDGAEFTVAKQGDAPLIQSGWYIMFGHVEFVIKAAPGTGIVSSAVLQSDDLDEIDWEWLGGNNVLVQSNYFGKGNTDSFNRGATHDNVGNHDSFHTYTIDWTSEQIVWQIDGKTVRVLTPDTAATNQYPQTPMMVKVGVWAGGDPNNPQGTIDWAGGKTDYDAGPYTMYLKSLKVTDYSTGTEYSYGDQSGSWQSIKSTGGKINGNIAAESISSVESAPAITSTVASIPIPWSGTHRQTSSFVTPSIWPWVPRATTATPGESRGQGPLPSGWTFSGSRQVQPPSAASVILSPIYICIVAFIAGFSFPLWH, encoded by the exons ATGAGGGTGCCAGTAATCAATGCGGCGGTTCTCCTGCTGTCCTCTGCAATACCCGTGTTGGCTCAGACATATTCGGACTGCAACCCTTTAAGCAAAA CATGCCCTGCAAAACCTGCATATGGCACGTCAGGTACCTTTGACTTCACCCAGGGTCAATCAAATGATTTTGCAGATGTTGGAGGTCCTACGTATGGTAGCGATGGCGCCGAGTTCACGGTGGCCAAACAGGGCGATGCCCCGTTAATACAGTCTGGCTGGTACATCATGTTTGGACATGTCGAGTTCGTGATCAAGGCTGCCCCAGGGACGGGTATCGTCAGCAGTGCTGTTCTACAGTCAGACGACTTGGACGAAATCGATTGGGAGTGGCTTGGGGGCAATAATGTTTTAGTCCAGTCTAACTACTTCGGAAAGGGAAACACTGATAGCTTCAACCGTGGCGCTACCCATGATAATGTGGGAAATCACGACAGTTTCCACACCTACACTATCGACTGGACCAGCGAACAGATTGTCTGGCAGATCGACGGTAAGACCGTTCGGGTACTGACTCCGGATACCGCGGCGACCAATCAATATCCTCAAACCCCGATGATGGTTAAAGTTGGAGTCTGGGCTGGTGGTGATCCAAACAACCCGCAGGGTACTATTG ACTGGGCGGGTGGAAAGACTGATTACGACGCTGGCCCCTACACAATGTACTTGAAATCACTCAAGGTGACCGATTATTCAACCGGCACAGAGTACTCATACGGTGATCAGAGTGGGTCATGGCAGTCGATCAAGTCGACCGGTGGAAAGATCAATGGTAATATTGCCGCTGAGTCCATCTCTTCTGTCGAATCTGCCCCGGCTATCACCTCAACCGTCGCTAGCATCCCCATCCCATGGAGTGGAACGCACCGCCAAACTTCGAGTTTTGTGACCCCGAGTATCTGGCCTTGGGTCCCTCGAGCCACTACGGCTACTCCAGGAGAGTCGAGGGGTCAGGGTCCTCTGCCAAGTGGCTGGACATTTTCTGGCTCTCGACAAGTCCAGCCGCCCAGCGCGGCTTCAGTGA TCCTGTCGCCTATCTACATTTGTATCGTCGCGTTTATCGCAGGGTTCAGCTTCCCTCTCTGGCACTAG